In Coleofasciculus sp. FACHB-T130, the following proteins share a genomic window:
- a CDS encoding saccharopine dehydrogenase NADP-binding domain-containing protein, translated as MTRVLILGGSGRIGSNVAADIVAHTQAQITVTGRNPIGAHGVASLPTLVSEKLGSQVQFQVLDLADREVLRDAIAACDLVIHCAGPFHYRDAQVLKTCIEVGVNYLDVSDHPSFTRKALDFRDEAAAAGVTAIINTGIFPGISNSMVRQGVEQLDETERIHLSYLVSGSGGAGITVMRTTFLGLQSPFKAWINGQWQIIKPYSDRETIEFPAPYGRIGVYWFDMPEAFTLPDTFPVKTVITKFGTVPDFYNYLTWSVAHWWPSSWLNNPKVIEFLARVSHRMTDVSDRFTGIGVAIRSEVNGYKDDQPASYCSTLVHENTAVAAGYGTGTLAELLLAGKLKKPGVWPVEQALSTDLFEQTMQSRGIKIHHEWLKK; from the coding sequence ATGACACGGGTTTTAATTCTGGGAGGAAGCGGACGGATTGGTAGCAATGTGGCGGCGGATATCGTCGCTCACACACAGGCGCAAATTACCGTTACTGGCAGAAACCCAATCGGGGCGCACGGTGTTGCAAGCTTGCCAACGTTGGTCAGCGAAAAGCTGGGATCGCAAGTGCAATTCCAGGTTTTAGATTTAGCGGATCGAGAAGTGTTGAGGGATGCGATCGCTGCTTGCGATCTTGTAATCCACTGTGCGGGACCATTTCACTACCGAGATGCCCAAGTCCTAAAAACTTGTATAGAAGTGGGTGTCAACTATCTGGATGTCAGCGATCACCCATCTTTTACTCGCAAAGCATTGGATTTCCGAGACGAAGCTGCTGCTGCTGGAGTTACAGCAATTATTAATACGGGTATTTTCCCCGGTATTTCTAATAGCATGGTACGCCAGGGCGTCGAGCAACTAGATGAGACAGAACGCATTCATCTGAGCTATCTAGTATCGGGGTCGGGGGGCGCTGGCATTACGGTGATGCGAACAACATTTTTAGGGCTACAAAGCCCTTTTAAAGCTTGGATAAATGGTCAGTGGCAGATAATCAAGCCGTATAGCGATCGCGAAACCATTGAATTTCCTGCTCCCTATGGTCGCATCGGCGTTTACTGGTTTGATATGCCAGAAGCCTTCACGCTACCCGACACTTTTCCTGTTAAAACCGTCATTACCAAATTTGGTACAGTTCCCGATTTTTACAATTATCTAACTTGGAGCGTTGCCCACTGGTGGCCCTCTAGCTGGCTCAACAATCCAAAAGTCATCGAATTTTTAGCTCGCGTCAGCCACCGAATGACAGATGTTAGCGATCGCTTCACTGGCATCGGTGTAGCAATTCGCTCTGAAGTCAACGGTTATAAAGATGATCAGCCAGCAAGTTATTGCTCAACTTTAGTGCATGAAAATACAGCCGTGGCAGCCGGTTATGGCACCGGCACCCTTGCCGAATTATTGCTAGCAGGCAAACTCAAAAAACCAGGCGTCTGGCCTGTAGAACAGGCACTTTCCACCGATTTATTTGAACAAACTATGCAGAGCCGAGGAATAAAAATTCATCATGAATGGTTAAAAAAATAA